The following proteins come from a genomic window of Rutidosis leptorrhynchoides isolate AG116_Rl617_1_P2 chromosome 10, CSIRO_AGI_Rlap_v1, whole genome shotgun sequence:
- the LOC139870882 gene encoding F-box protein At3g57590-like, translating into MADRIPSVIQIEILCRLPVKSLIRFRLVSKEWKSLTQSHDFNSDYIVRQAKRPRLLITNVVDDQGDDDVSDDDVSDDDVSNDDVCNDDVCCWVVDDDDSFPQHKICLTYPPFVNLLTNLDKDLEFVGSSHGLLCFSCLHIGEDDTFDRYVIWNPSIKKSLAIDMLYYPSVFVSVGFGVCPNSLDPKLVKIVELAIPNKNGRRGASRQVWRVEVFTINSGMWRSPLIKLPSKFFKFNLYKKTPLLRESVCVGVVREKIDDPRMDHGRGGRGTMSFQEVCTVWLMDHVSKSFTKLFTINLPLTSTYWDSNQLILLGLRDNNQLILRNHNGELVAFERYSKYYNNFGIYVNKLASLTTYTESLLLLDQSGTLNDDEGDAHTR; encoded by the exons ATGGCAGATCGCATACCTTCCGTTATTCAAATCGAAATCTTATGCAGGCTTCCTGTTAAATCATTAATTCGATTTAGGTTAGTCTCAAAAGAATGGAAATCTTTGACTCAAAGCCATGACTTCAATTCTGATTACATTGTTCGCCAAGCTAAACGACCACGTCTTCTAATAACTAACGTTGTTGATGATCAAGGCGACGATGATGTAAGCGACGATGATGTAAGCGATGATGATGTAAGCAATGATGATGTTTGTAATGATGATGTTTGTTGTTGggtagttgatgatgatgattcttTCCCCCAACACAAGATTTGCCTGACTTACCCTCCGTTCGTAAATCTACTTACTAATTTAGATAAAGATTTAGAGTTTGTTGGTAGCTCTCATGGCTTGCTATGTTTTTCCTGTCTTCATATAGGCGAAGATGATACTTTTGATCGGTACGTTATTTGGAATCCTTCAATAAAAAAATCACTAGCAATTGACATGCTTTATTACCCGTCTGTGTTTGTTTCCGTTGGTTTTGGAGTTTGTCCTAACTCACTTGACCCTAAACTTGTTAAAATAGTTGAGCTTGCTATTCCAAATAAAAATGGACGACGAGGAGCTTCACGTCAAGTTTGGCGAGTTGAAGTTTTTACAATAAACTCAGGGATGTGGAGAAGTCCATTAATCAAACttcctagtaaatttttcaaatttAATTTGTATAAGAAAACTCCATTG CTAAGAGAGTCTGTTTGTGTTGGTGTGGTTCGAGAAAAAATAGATGACCCGCGTATGGATCATGGAAGGGGTGGTCGAGGAACAATGAGCTTTCAAGAAGTTTGTACGGTCTGGTTGATGGACCATGTTTCAAAATCTTTTACCAAACTCTTCACTATCAACTTACCATTGACATCTACTTATTGGGATAGTAACCAACTTATATTACTTGGATTAAGAGATAATAACCAACTTATATTAAGAAATCACAATGGAGAGCTTGTAGCATTTGAACGCTACTCCAAATACTACAACAATTTTGGTATTTATGTCAATAAATTAGCCTCTTTGACCACCTACACAGAATCACTACTTCTGCTTGATCAATCAGGTACACTAAATGACGATGAAGGTGATGCACACACTCGCTGA